In Streptomyces sp. NBC_00341, the DNA window ATCGTGGCGGTGGGGCTCGGCATCCTGGTGGGCCTCGTCGCCCCGGATGCCGCCGTCGAGCTCAAGCCGATCGGAACCGGCTTCGTCAATCTGATCAAGATGATGATCTCGCCGATCATCTTCTGCACGATCGTGCTGGGGGTCGGCTCGGTACGCAAGGCCGCCAAGGTCGGCGCCGTCGGCGGTCTGGCCCTCGGCTACTTCCTGGTGATGTCGACTGTCGCCCTGGCCATCGGCCTGGTCGTCGGCAACATCCTGGAGCCCGGCTCCAGCCTCCACATCACCGAGGCGACGCGCGCCGCGGGTGAGGCGCAGGCGGGGGACAGCGAGTCCACCGCGGACTTCCTGCTCGGCATCATCCCCGACACCATGGTGTCGTCGTTCACCTCGGGCGAGGTCCTGCAGACCCTGCTCATCGCGCTGCTCGCGGGCTTCGCGCTGCAGGCCCTCGGAACGGCCGGTGAACCCGTCCTGCGCGGCATCGGCCACCTCCAGCGACTGGTCTTCCGCATCCTCGCCATGATCATGTGGCTGGCCCCGGTCGGTGCGTTCGGCGCCATGGCGGCCGTGGTCGGTGAGACGGGCGTGGACGCGCTGAAGTCCCTCGCGGTCATCATGGTCGGCTTCTACATCACCTGCGGCCTCTTCGTGTTCCTGATCCTGGGCGCGATCCTGCGCCTGGTGGCCGGGCTGAACATCTTCTCCCTGCTGAAGTACCTGGGCCGGGAGTTCCTGCTCATCCTCTCCACCTCCTCGTCCGAGTCGGCCCTGCCGAGGCTGATCGCGAAGATGGAGCACCTGGGCGTCAGCAAGCCCGTCGTCGGCATCACCGTGCCGACCGGCTACTCCTTCAACCTCGACGGCACCGCGATCTACCTCACGATGTCCTCGCTCTTCATCGCCAACGCGACGGGCGACCCGCTGAGCATCAGCGAGCAGATCTCGCTGCTGGTCTTCATGGTGATCGCCTCCAAGGGCGCCGCGGGCGTCACCGGCGCCGGGCTCGCCACCCTCGCTGGCGGCCTCCAGTCGCACCGCCCCGAGCTGGTGGACGGCGTCGGCCTGATCGTCGGCATCGACCGCTTCATGAGCGAGGCCCGCGCTCTGACGAACTTCGCGGGCAACGCGGTCGCCACGGTCCTGGTCGGCACCTGGACCAAGGAGATCGACCGGGAGCGGGTCGACCAGGTCCTCTCCGGGGCGCTGCCGTTCGACGAGACGATGCTCTCGGACGAGGGCCCCGCAGAACCGCACGTCCCCGAGGCCAGGGACGGCGGCGAGGAACAGCCCTCGCTCGTGAAGGCGTAGACCCCCATGCACGCCGGGCCGGTACGGAGCTTCCGTACCGGCCCGGCGTGCGTCCGCCACCCGCCCCCGCCCCGCCGCCCTTGCCTTGACGCCGACGTCAAGGATTACCGTCGGAACATGCGAATCGGGGAGCTGGCCGAGCGGGCCGGAACGACGACGCGGACTCTGCGCTACTACGAGTCGCGCGGGCTGCTGCCCACGCGGCGGGCGGAGAACGGGTACCGCACCTACGACGAGGGCGATCTGCGGCTGCTCCAGCAGATCCGGACCCTTCAGGACTTCGGGTTCGACCTGGAGGAGACCCGGCCCTTCGTCGACTGCCTCCGGGCCG includes these proteins:
- a CDS encoding cation:dicarboxylate symporter family transporter, translated to MAVAAAKRDRTKYLYLAVIVAVGLGILVGLVAPDAAVELKPIGTGFVNLIKMMISPIIFCTIVLGVGSVRKAAKVGAVGGLALGYFLVMSTVALAIGLVVGNILEPGSSLHITEATRAAGEAQAGDSESTADFLLGIIPDTMVSSFTSGEVLQTLLIALLAGFALQALGTAGEPVLRGIGHLQRLVFRILAMIMWLAPVGAFGAMAAVVGETGVDALKSLAVIMVGFYITCGLFVFLILGAILRLVAGLNIFSLLKYLGREFLLILSTSSSESALPRLIAKMEHLGVSKPVVGITVPTGYSFNLDGTAIYLTMSSLFIANATGDPLSISEQISLLVFMVIASKGAAGVTGAGLATLAGGLQSHRPELVDGVGLIVGIDRFMSEARALTNFAGNAVATVLVGTWTKEIDRERVDQVLSGALPFDETMLSDEGPAEPHVPEARDGGEEQPSLVKA
- a CDS encoding MerR family transcriptional regulator, translating into MRIGELAERAGTTTRTLRYYESRGLLPTRRAENGYRTYDEGDLRLLQQIRTLQDFGFDLEETRPFVDCLRAGHPAGDSCPASLAVYRRKLGELDALIGQLQSVRTEVGAQLARAELEASAELPGGPEPRCELNWEDDT